The sequence TTACATGCTCGAGATCTGTAAGCCTCAGATCCAAAACTTCCTGCGGCATTCGGGTGGGGCGTCGGGTTTTCATGTTGATCATCATCCAGTAGCTGAGACATGCCCCGATTTGGTTTTCCTCTTCATCCAGTATACGGTAATCACGATAAGCTCGTAAAGCATCACCGGCAGCCGGCCAGGTTTCTATGGTAATCTTTTCCCGCCAGTTTGGATAGCGCTCCATTTTGATATCCATTCGGTGCAAGACCCAGGTAAGGTCTTTTTCCTGAAGTTGGGTGATATCAAAGTCTAGTTTAAGGGCGTGATTTCCTGCTACTTCCTGAAAAAGTCCGCAAACAGCCTGCAGTGTAATTTGTCCACCTGCTCCTACTTCGCTGGCACGGATAGTAAAGTTCTCAGAATGCTTTGTAATGTCTTCTGACATGGATAAGTATAGGTTTCAATTCACCTAAAACATAACCTAAATATTGCATTGATGTAAGAGCGATTACTTCGCAGCGTGTAAAATCCGGTTGCTCCAAATCTTGATGTCATCCAGAATCACATAGATAGAAGGAAGTACCAGCAGTGTTACTACGGTGGAGAAGGTTAGTCCACCCACAATAGCACGAGCCATAGGGAAGTAGGGAGGACCTTCGCCACCAATCTGAGTAGTTCCAAAACAAAGTGGAACTAAGCCCAATACGGTTGTTGCAGCGGTCATCAAGATAGGGCGCATACGATCGCGACCGCCTTGGATAACAGCATCTCTACGGGAAAGTCCTTCGCTTCTTAAATGGTTGATGTGATCGATAAGCACAATTCCGTTATTCACTACGATTCCCATCAAGATGAGGATTCCAATGAAAGCCATCAGGTCGAAATTGGTTCCGGTGATAAAGAAGAACCAAAAGATTCCAATCACTCCATAGAAAATACAAGTGATTACACTTGTTGGGTAGATTAGGGATTCAAATAGAGAAGCCATAATCAGGTATATGAGGAAGAATGCGATACCAATGTTAAATAACATGGTGTTCATAGCATCCATATCATTTCCAAAACTACGTCCGTAGCTCCATCCATAGCCTGCGGGATAAACGATTTGATCCATCACCTTGGAAATTTGCTCACGGGCTTCTTCGGAGGTAATATCGGCTAGGTTAATACCAATGCCTAATGAGGTCCGGCGGTTCTCGCGGAAAATGCGTCCGGCACCCGAACTTTGCTCAAAGTCAGCTAGAGAAGCGAGTTTAACTGTTTGTTCATCCCCAATGGAGATTGGTAAGTTTTTGAGATCATCCAGAGACTGTCGGTTCACATCCTGGAAAGCAAGTACCACATCAATTTCACTTTCTTCACCCCGAATACGCTGAATCGTTTGTCCACGCATAGCACCTGAAACCATACTGGCCACGGCGGATGAAGTAAGCCCAAAATTTCGGGCCCGGTCATGATTTACGGTAAGGCGAATTTCTTCACTGC comes from Balneola sp. and encodes:
- a CDS encoding acyl-[acyl-carrier-protein] thioesterase, with protein sequence MSEDITKHSENFTIRASEVGAGGQITLQAVCGLFQEVAGNHALKLDFDITQLQEKDLTWVLHRMDIKMERYPNWREKITIETWPAAGDALRAYRDYRILDEEENQIGACLSYWMMINMKTRRPTRMPQEVLDLRLTDLEHVMPIKSDKIESFDEPDMEKKFVVRKSDLDMNNHVNNARFVEWVMESYDEEKAYLIKNMDIIFMRESKVGDIITSQRMEHEPRKFTHQLKNQDGNILALAKCS